In Nitrospirota bacterium, the genomic window CTGAGGTTTCCATTCTAGTATCATCTTTTATTGGGTTCATGGCTAATCTCCGCTTCGATTATCTGCTTATTTCTGATATAATTATCAAAAATGCATATCATCTTCAAAGAAATTCCCTGGACAGACCCATTTAATAGTTTTATCAGTTTAAGGGGAGATGGACCATCTTTTATCTTTGAGAGTCATGCTGTCAGCCCGAAAATATCCCGTTACTCATTTATCGGAGTAGAACCAAAAATCATTATTAAAAGTAAATCAGATGATCCTGATATCTCTATTGAGTTGTTGAGACAATTGTCACTGAGAAACAGGGTTCAGCGAATTGAAGGTATTCCTCCCTTTGTTGGCGGTACAGTTGGGTACTTTGGATATGGTTTTGCTCATCTCATTGAGAATTTACCATACCATGCAATTGATGATTTACAGATACCCGACATTGTGCTGATGAATGTAGATCTCGTGGTTTCGTTTGATAATGTATTGCAGAAGGGGTGGATTGTTGCAACTGTTGGAGATAATGGGCCCGGTGAGGTGTTGTGTAGAAAGAGGATTAAAGAGATTGAAGACAAGATACGTCAGCATAAGGGTGTAATTAACATAGGGGTAAGGGGTTCGAAAACAAGGGTAATGCCCAATTTGACCAAGAAAGAATATGTAGATATGGTTAAACGCTGTAAGGAGTATATATCTGCAGGGGATATTTTCCAGGCAAACCTTTCTCAGAGGTTATCAGCCCATATAAAGGGTATTGACCCCTTGAATCTATACAGAATACTCCGGGAAATAAATCCTTCTCCTTTCTCTGCATTCTTTGACACAGGGGATATACAGCTTGTAAGTTCTTCGCCAGAGCGGCTTGTGCGGTTAAATAACGGTATTATAGAATCAAGACCTATAGCCGGAACGAGGCCGCGTGGAGTTGATCTGCTGAAAAACAGGATGCTTCA contains:
- a CDS encoding anthranilate synthase component I family protein is translated as MHIIFKEIPWTDPFNSFISLRGDGPSFIFESHAVSPKISRYSFIGVEPKIIIKSKSDDPDISIELLRQLSLRNRVQRIEGIPPFVGGTVGYFGYGFAHLIENLPYHAIDDLQIPDIVLMNVDLVVSFDNVLQKGWIVATVGDNGPGEVLCRKRIKEIEDKIRQHKGVINIGVRGSKTRVMPNLTKKEYVDMVKRCKEYISAGDIFQANLSQRLSAHIKGIDPLNLYRILREINPSPFSAFFDTGDIQLVSSSPERLVRLNNGIIESRPIAGTRPRGVDLLKNRMLQQELLSDEKERAEHIMLVDLERNDLGRVCRYGTVRVDEFMVLEPYSHVTHIVSNITGSIRHDKDAMDLIQAVFPGGTITGVPKIRCMEIIDELEPTARGPYTGSLGYFSNTGDIDFNIIIRTFVIKDGWAHVQVGAGIVADSDPVREYNETLYKAEALIKTLEFI